In Flavobacterium sp. GSB-24, the genomic window TCAGGACAATAAAAAAGAGCAGGATACTTTAAAGAGTAATGAATTAACAGAAGTAACAGTTATTGGATCTAGAAGTAAAAACAGAGTAAAAACAGATGTGCCGGTTCCGGTTGATGTTTTTAACGTGGGCGAAATAACAAAAGGTGCGCCGCAAACCAGCGTAACTCAAATATTAAACTATGTTGCGCCTTCGTTTACAAGTAACGCAACATCAACAGCAGATGCAACAGATCACGTTGATCCAGCGCAATTAAGAGGATTAGGACCAGATCAGGTTTTAATTTTAGTAAACGGAAAAAGAAGACACACAAGTGCTTTAGTTAATATAAACGGATCGCCAGGAAGAGGTTCTGTTGGAACAGATTTAAATGCGATTCCGTCTTTTGCAATAGAAAGAATTGAAGTTTTAAGAGATGGAGCTGCGGCTCAATACGGTTCTGATGCAATTGCCGGAGTAATTAATATTGTATTAAAAAAGAACGCTGACTTTCTTACTGGAGGAATTCAATACGGAACTAATTTGTCATCTGGATCTAATAATTTCGAAGGAGGAGCAGACGGGCAAACTGTTCAAGTCGATTTAAATTACGGAACTTCATTAGGAAAACCTGGAAGTTTCTTCAATATTACAGGAACTGCCGTTACAAGACAAGCAACAAGCAGAGCAGGAATTAGAAACAACGGTATTTTTAATGCCTATAATGCTGTTGAAAATAGAGCAGCACAAAATGGAGTTGAAATAAATTCATTATTCAGCAACATTAATACGACTGGAAACTCGGCACAAATTATTAGTTCATTACAACAATATGCGCCTCAAGTGAGCTATTTTACAGCAGCACAGCAAACTGCAATCGCATCTGCAACAACAATTGCGCAAATGCAGACAGCTTTGAATTTTGATGTTACTAATAATGAATTAGCCTACAGAGGACAGCAAAGAAGTGACTATAATATGAGTGTTGGCCAGTCAGAACTTGCTTCTGGTCAGGCATTTTATAATGCAAAATATCCTTTATCTGAAAGTACTTCTTTGTACTCTTTTGGTGGAGTGTCGTATAGAAATGGAAAATCGTATGCGTTTAACAGACTTCCAAATGGTTCTGGAACTTTTACGCAAGTGTATCAAAATGGATTTTTGCCAGAAATAGAATCAGATATATTAGATGCTTCTGCAGCGGTTGGCGTAAACACAGAATTATTTGGTTTTGATACCGATTTAAGTACAAACCTTGGAACAAACTCATTTAAATATGATGTAAACAATACTATTAATGCAACTCTTGGAACAAATTCTCCTTTTAGTTTCGATGCCGGTAAAGTTTCGTTTTTACAAAGTACAACCAATTTAGACTTTAGTAAAAAATACGATGTTCTTTCAGGATTAAACGTTGCTTTTGGCGGGGAATTCAGATATGAAAATTACCAAATTAAACAAGGAGATGAAGCTTCTTACGGCTTATATGATGTAAACGGAAATTTAGTAACGGGAATTTTACCAAGCACTTCTCCTTTAATAGTTACTGATTTCTTTGGAAACAAACGTGGAGCAGGAGCGCAGGGATTTTCAGGTTTCCAGCCTTCGGATGCTAAAGAAAGAGATAGAAAAAGTGGTGCAGGATATATTGATTTAGAATTGAATGCAACAGAAAAATGGCTCGTAAATGGAGCTGCACGTTATGAAAATTATTCAGATTTTGGAAGTACAGTTACTTTTAAACTAGCCTCTCTTTTAAAATTGACAGATAATATTAATTGGAGAATTTCTGGACAAACAGGTTTTAGAGCGCCTTCATTACAGCAAAAGTATTTTGAAGCAAGTTCAACACAATTCATCAATGGTTCGCCATATCAAGTAGGTTATTTTACAAACGATTCGCAGGCAGCCAAAAGTATTGGTGTAGAAAACCTAAAGCCAGAGAAATCAAAAAGCATCAGTACAGGATTTACATTTAAAATTCCTGAAGCTAACATAACCATTGCTACTGATGCTTATTTTACAAGAATCAATGATCGCGTTGTATTGTCGGGACAATATGCAAGACCAACAGATGCGCAAATTGCTGCCGCTACATCTCCAACGCAGGCAGAAGCGTTGACATTGTTCCAACAGGCATTTGATTTGAAAGGTGTAGAAAGAGCTTCGTTCTGGACAAACGGAATCGACTCTGAAACTAAAGGAATTGATTTGGTAATATCTCAAAAATATGATGTTATTCAGGATTTCGTAATCAGAAATGATTTTGCTTTGAGTTACAATGAAACCAAAAGAGTTGGAGATTTACACATTCCGCAATCAATAATTGATGCAGGAGGAGATCCATATATTTATTCTTTCTTTCCAGAATCAAGCCGAATTTATTTAGAAGAAGCCATTCCGAAATTAAAAGCAAACCTGATGACAACTTTTAGCATCAAAAAACTAGATATTTATTTAAGAAACA contains:
- a CDS encoding TonB-dependent receptor gives rise to the protein MKKNVLIVLGLFTFSGIYAQDNKKEQDTLKSNELTEVTVIGSRSKNRVKTDVPVPVDVFNVGEITKGAPQTSVTQILNYVAPSFTSNATSTADATDHVDPAQLRGLGPDQVLILVNGKRRHTSALVNINGSPGRGSVGTDLNAIPSFAIERIEVLRDGAAAQYGSDAIAGVINIVLKKNADFLTGGIQYGTNLSSGSNNFEGGADGQTVQVDLNYGTSLGKPGSFFNITGTAVTRQATSRAGIRNNGIFNAYNAVENRAAQNGVEINSLFSNINTTGNSAQIISSLQQYAPQVSYFTAAQQTAIASATTIAQMQTALNFDVTNNELAYRGQQRSDYNMSVGQSELASGQAFYNAKYPLSESTSLYSFGGVSYRNGKSYAFNRLPNGSGTFTQVYQNGFLPEIESDILDASAAVGVNTELFGFDTDLSTNLGTNSFKYDVNNTINATLGTNSPFSFDAGKVSFLQSTTNLDFSKKYDVLSGLNVAFGGEFRYENYQIKQGDEASYGLYDVNGNLVTGILPSTSPLIVTDFFGNKRGAGAQGFSGFQPSDAKERDRKSGAGYIDLELNATEKWLVNGAARYENYSDFGSTVTFKLASLLKLTDNINWRISGQTGFRAPSLQQKYFEASSTQFINGSPYQVGYFTNDSQAAKSIGVENLKPEKSKSISTGFTFKIPEANITIATDAYFTRINDRVVLSGQYARPTDAQIAAATSPTQAEALTLFQQAFDLKGVERASFWTNGIDSETKGIDLVISQKYDVIQDFVIRNDFALSYNETKRVGDLHIPQSIIDAGGDPYIYSFFPESSRIYLEEAIPKLKANLMTTFSIKKLDIYLRNSYFGKVTDPGATDVNLDGSASVYEHPEYSAKLVTDLSFGYQINEHFRATVGFNNIGDVYPDRNNPATPAFTNTTPTLSPAPSTDLTNANQFAYSRAVSQFGLNGRFGFARLSFKF